GTAATATTTAAATTTTCAAAAGCAATCTGTCCGTCCATAGTTTTAGACAAGTCTTCAATACTCAAAACGTCGTTTCCAGCCTCGCGTTCTTGCTCAAAATTAACGTACGGATATTTTCTTGAGGAAGGCTTGATTTCTTCTACAGTTAATTTCTCCAAAATCTTTTTACGACTCGTTGCTTGTCTAGATTTAGATGCATTCGCGCTAAAACGTGCAATAAAATCCTGTAACTCTTTTCTCTTTTCAGAAATCTTTTTGTTAGCTTCGCCACGCTGCCTTAACGCAAGCTGACTTGATTCTTGCCAAAAAGTATAATTTCCAGGATAAAGTTGAATTCTTCCAAAATCAATATCCGCAATGTGGGTACAAACCTTATCTAAGAAATGACGATCATGAGAAACAACAATAGCTGTATTCTCAAAATTACACAAAAATTCTTCCAGCCACATGCTAGTTTCCAAATCCAAATGGTTTGTAGGCTCATCTAAAAGTAAAATATCTGGATTCCCAAATAATGCCTGAGCCAAAAGCACCCTAATTTTAATTCCAGCCTCAATCTGTTTCATTGGTGTTTCATGAAGCTCTACAGGAATGCCTAAGTCGCTTAACATTTTCCCAGCATCAGACTCAAGACTCCACCCGTCAAGATCAGCAAACTCACCTTCCAGCTCTGCGGCACGAACACCATCAGCATCTGAAAAATCTGGCTTGCTATAGAGAGCATCTTTTTCAGTCATGATGTCATAAAGCCTCTTGTGCCCCATAATCACAGTCGTAAGGACGGTATGCTCATCAAAAGCAAACTGATCCTGCTTTAAAATAGAAATCCGCTCTCCCTTGGAAATATTCACCTCGCCTGTTGTAGTTTCAATCTCCCCAGAAAGAATTTTCAAAAATGTGGATTTGCCAGAACCATTAGCACCGATTAACCCATAGCAATTTCCTGAATTAAAAACAATGCTTACTTTTGAAAACAGCTTTTGCTGTCCATACTGTAAAGATACATCATTGCATGAAATCACAATAAACTTACCTTGCTTTTAATGATTAATATTAAGCCAAAAGCATACACGACCTTAGCCTTCTTGTAAAGGGTTAAAACCCTAAATATTGACACCTCTATAAATAAAAAAGAAAAGGATGATCTTTATTGCTAGACCATCCCTTCTAAAAATGCAGATTCGCAATCAAAAAATCTTAATCGTCTTCTAATTCACCATCATGATGACCCTGAGCAAAAGCTTTTACCTTCCCACCTTTTTCAAATGGCCTCCATCTCATACCACCTACAATACCCTGAGCGATATTTGTAAGATGATCTCCTATTTTCTCAAGATTATCGACAAAATCAAGAAATACAATACCGGACTTAATATTACATTTACCATCATTTAAACGCCTAACATGTGCTCTTCTTAGCTTAAGTTGAAACTCATTTATGCGTTGCTCACGGAGAAGCACGTTCTTGGCAATGCTCAAATCATTCTTATTCAAAGCCAACTCTATCTCAAGAATCATACTATAAAGCTCATTCCACATTAAAGATAATTCTCTAATCGCTTCATCTGTAAAAGGTAGCTTCTTTTCAAACTTACGCTCAGAAAGTGCTAAAATATTTTCTGAATGATCTCCTATTCTTTCAACGTCATTAACACAATGAATTAAGACAGGGAGCTCTTCAGACTGAATTTGAGAAAGATTTCTCTGGGAAAGCTCAACAAGATACTGAGTAATCTCCGACTGAAGATTGTCAACCGCGTTCTCGAGCTCTGAAATTACCCTTACTTTACTTAAATCATTCGTCAGAAAACTATCAACTGCGATTGAAACAGATTGCGAAGCAATGCTAAGCATCCGAACCGTTTCTTTTTGAGCTTGAACAATCGCGATTGAAGGCGTTTCCAACAAATGCTTCTCCAAAAATTGAGGCGCAATTTCAATAGCGCCTTTTTTCTTAGGAACCAGATATATACAAATTCTTTCTAACGCTCCAATAAAAGGTAGAAACATAAAAGCATTAAACACATTAAAAAGACTATGAGAAACAGCAATGTAAAACATTATATTTTTAAGCGTAATTTGACCCGGAATAATAAATTCAACAAATTTAACATACCAACCTGTATAAACAAAAATTAGCATATATGAAACGCCAACAACATTAAATACTGTATGCGACATTGCAGCGCGCCGGGCATTCGTATTGCCTCCTATCGCAGCAAGCTGAGCAGTAATTGTCGTTCCAATGTTATCTCCTAAAATAAGCGGAATGGCTGCACTAAAAGAAATCAAGCCGCTAAAAGCCAAAACCTGAACAATCGCGATAGTCGCACTAGAGCTTTGCAATAAAACCGTAAAAACAAGCCCCACCAAAACACCCAAAAGAGGATTCGAGCTAAAATTAACAAAAATATCTTTAACTTGTTCGCTATCTTTTAAAGAATCAAAAGCTTCTTTCATAAAGCTTAGTCCAATAAACAAAATACCGAATCCCATCAAGATTTGTCCCCAAAGCTTAATATTTTTTGTTTTGCCAAAGGAATTGATAACAAAACCAACAGCCACAAGCGGGAGCGCGTAATGAGAAATCTTAAAAACAGCCATCGTAGATACAAGCCATGCCGTAAACGTGGTTCCTATGTTTGCACCAATAATAACGCTAATCGCCTGCTTTAAAACAAGCAACCCTGCATTAACAAAACCAACAACCATAACAGTTGTAGCACTAGACGATTGAATCAAGCAAGTTACAAGCGCTCCAACAAACAATCCGACAATCGGAACTTTTGTTGCCATATGCAAAATACTTTTTAAGCGTTCGCCAGCAACATTCTTTAACCCGTCTGACATGGTCTTCATTCCAAAAAAGAAAAAAGCAAGCCCGCCCATCAGCAAGAATATCATGTCTTTTGTAATCATAAGTCCCTTCATTTTTTTATATAATTCGTAATACGGAAAGATTGTTTCAAGATTTCACAAAATTTTAACATATGAAAAAAATGAGAGCAAGGAATTTAAAAATATTTTCTAGCAATCTTTATGTTAAAACAATAATAAAAACAAGTGTAGGATAAAAACGCGTCTTTCCAACTATTCCAACAAGCCGGCCTTTCTTTCTGCTTCAATCATTTTGCGAGAAATCAACTGATAGAATATCCTCTCTTCAACGCACCCAACAACATCGCCATCTTTATTTGTAACCGGTAAGAAATCCAAATGGTATCCATCAAAAATCTTTTTTGCTTCCATAGCTGAAGCCTCAGAAGAAACCTGGAATGAAGTAAATTCCATAATATCTGCGGCAATAACAAAATTTCCCAAATCCTTATACATAAAGGCCTGACGCATGCTCTCAACACCCACAACACCTTTCAAGCGTTTATCTTTATCAACGACAGGATAGTATGAATATAGATGATTGCAAAAAATATCTAAAATCTCATCTAGCGTTGCATTTTCTTTTATTAGAGGAAAATCTGTGTCCAACAGCTCCGAGATCCTTGTTTCATCAATTAAATCTTCTTCTGTAATGTTTAATCCTACTTCTCCTGCTTTTTCAATAGCATACTTTACACATGGAGGCCCTATCATCTGAACAAAAAAAGTTGTTGTTGTAATAACAATAACAACAATATTGCCCATTTCTGGCGGCAAAATATGTGCAGCCACAATGGATAAACCTATCGCGACACCAGCTTGACTAAAAAGACAAAAAGGAAGATACTTTTGAACTGCCGTTGAAGACTTAGAAGTACGCGCGCCGACAAAAGCTCCTAGCATTTTTCCAGCTGTGCGGCCGATTAAATAAATAACAATTAAGGCTATAGCGAATGGAGTAATGTGTCCAAAATCCAGCTTAGCTCCAACAAAAACAAAAAATAATATAAAAATAGGAGGTGCAATTTCTTCAACAAGTTTAAAAACTCTTTTAGAAATTTGAGGAACACCATTAACAACAACTGCTCCTAAAACCATAGCTGCTAACAACATGCTCACATTGATAGCAAGCGATAATCCTAAAACAAAAAGAACCGTGCCAATCAAGAAAGCAAGCACTCGCTCCCTATCTTCATACTTCTTTAAAAGATTAACAAGAATACTCCCGGAAACCAAACCAACAAAAATAGCCCCTCCTATTTCATAAAGAGGATGCAGAATCGCCAATACAACACTTTCTTCTGAGGCACCGATAATTTTTGTCGTTATGCTTGCGGTGACAGCAAAAAGAAGTAACGCGAGCGCATCATCTAGTGCCACAATACCAAAAACAGTCGTCGTTAAAGGACCTCTTGTTCGATACTCCCACAAAACATCCGTAGTTGATGCAGCATCCGTTGCTGAGGCAATTGCTCCTAAAAGTAACCCCAAACTCCACGAAAAAGAAGCATCCTTGGTTAAATACGTCCCCGCGACGCCAACTGCAATTGCCACAAACGCAAAAGAAGCTAAGCCTTCAAACAAAAGAATCGCAACAAATTTCTTTCCATATTTTGCAATAACCTTAGCGCTTAATTCTCCCCCAATCATAAACCCAATTAACCCTAAAGCAAAATAGCTAAATGGCTGCAGAGTTTTCATGCTAACAGCATCTATGATATTAAATCCTGATCTTCCGAGAATAACCCCAATCACAATATAGCCGACAACTTGAGGAATTTTCATTTTCTGAAAAATGCGTCCTCCGACTGTCCCTCCAAAAAGAGCCAACCCTAGAATAAAAAGCATATTAATATGAAAAAATGATATGTCGGAAAATATCTGAAAAATTCTCTCCATCATTCACATCCTTTTAAAATTAATTAAAAATAAACATTAACATTAAACTCCTATATACATGCATTGTAAAGGAATATTTTTATTAAAAAATCATTAGAATAAATCTATTTAAAAAATAAAAATGACAAAACTTACCTAATGTTTTTATTGACGTTCCAGAATACCCATGTTAGCCTAGAAACATTAGAAAAATATAAACGACAAAACTCCATGACCTCTATTTCTTCAATAAAATCCTATTTTCAAAATAATAAACTAAAACTTATTTTCTTTCTCATCTTAGTGTCCGTTAACCTTTTTGTGTATTTTCCATCATTCTTTCATATCGCGCGTCACGACCAGCTGCTTTACGTTGCGGATGCCGCAGGAAACAACAGTTGGGTTTCTCTCGCGATAAAAAAAGCTATTAATTACAACCGCAATCTTCATCTTTTTCCCGGATATAGCCCACCTCTTTTTCGTCCACTCTTTTATTTTGTGCTTGGAACCAAATTGTGGCTCTTTGGCTACAATTTTGCCTATTGGCAGATCACAGGTTTTTTGCTCCACCTTGCTGTCCTATGGTTCTTTCTAAGCTTGCTATTTCGAATTCACAAAAGTATCTTCGCAGGACTCTTTGTTCTTTTTTTCTCTGTTCTATTCGCAAATATCGAGATGATCATTTGGCATCATATCAACAGCTATATGATTTTTGTTGCCTGTGTTTTGCTTTGTATTCAAATCTTTTATGAAATAATCCACAATAAAAGCGTGAGCAAAAAACAAACATGGATACTATTCATCTCCCTTCTCATCGCTTGCTTTATTTGCGAAACAGCGTTCCTTTTTTCCGCCTTCCTTTTTCTTTTATCAAAAATCTTTTTATCTCCTCAAATAAACGAAAAAAGCCTGATATCGCGCCACTGGAGGTTAATGGTCATTTCTCCGGCAATAATCTATTTAGCACTCAATCTTCTAAATCTCGCTTCCAATTGGAATATCATTTCAAACCAACAATATTCTTTAGGATCAGAATCCTTTTCCCTTATCAAAGCGCTTAAAGCCACCTTTATCTCATTTTATTGGTGGTTGTCAAGCGGCCTTTTTCCTGATCTTTTAAGGCCTACAATTTCACAAAGAATTACATTTAATAATAATCAGGCTTTCTTAAATCCACAAAGCATTTTTTTCTTAAGAAATATTATTTCTGTGGGGTTTTTGTCCTTAGCGGGTGCTATTTTGACTTATATATTTATTCTTAAAAAAAGCTTATCAAAAGATTTCCTAAAACAAAGGTGCCTTTTTATCTTTCTTGTTTTAGGTCTTTGGGGCATACAAATCATAGTTTTGGGAGCCATGAGAGTTTCGGTATACGGGGTCGATCTTTTAGCCAACTGCAGTTACTATAATTACCTTTTTTGGCCATATCCTATAATTATTCTTTATAGCTTTATTGATTTTAATAAGCTGCCCAAGCGCCATCTAATGATCACTTTAAAAATTTTTTCTTTTCTTTGTCTTTCATTCTTAATCATTGTCAACGCATCAAAAACTTTTAAACTAAATTTAAATTGCGCTAAAACTTGGGAAAAACAACGCCTTATAATTAAAAAATCAAAAGAACTAATAAAAACACATGGTCATGAAAATGACTTTTCATTTATTGCAAATCCCGGAGATGATCTTGCTTTGCCGTGGATACACAAAACCCGCATCGTACCATCAGAAGAACCTTATGGCTACATGCAAATGCTCTACCCTTCTCTAACGACAAAACAAAACCCCAAATATGTTGTTAGTCTGACAGATAACGAACAACGAAAAAGCCTTCAGGCCTTGTTAGAAGCACTCGTCAATGAACTAGTCGAAACACCATTGCAATTCTGGAGA
The Candidatus Omnitrophota bacterium DNA segment above includes these coding regions:
- a CDS encoding Na/Pi cotransporter family protein; its protein translation is MITKDMIFLLMGGLAFFFFGMKTMSDGLKNVAGERLKSILHMATKVPIVGLFVGALVTCLIQSSSATTVMVVGFVNAGLLVLKQAISVIIGANIGTTFTAWLVSTMAVFKISHYALPLVAVGFVINSFGKTKNIKLWGQILMGFGILFIGLSFMKEAFDSLKDSEQVKDIFVNFSSNPLLGVLVGLVFTVLLQSSSATIAIVQVLAFSGLISFSAAIPLILGDNIGTTITAQLAAIGGNTNARRAAMSHTVFNVVGVSYMLIFVYTGWYVKFVEFIIPGQITLKNIMFYIAVSHSLFNVFNAFMFLPFIGALERICIYLVPKKKGAIEIAPQFLEKHLLETPSIAIVQAQKETVRMLSIASQSVSIAVDSFLTNDLSKVRVISELENAVDNLQSEITQYLVELSQRNLSQIQSEELPVLIHCVNDVERIGDHSENILALSERKFEKKLPFTDEAIRELSLMWNELYSMILEIELALNKNDLSIAKNVLLREQRINEFQLKLRRAHVRRLNDGKCNIKSGIVFLDFVDNLEKIGDHLTNIAQGIVGGMRWRPFEKGGKVKAFAQGHHDGELEDD
- a CDS encoding ATP-binding cassette domain-containing protein, with protein sequence MISCNDVSLQYGQQKLFSKVSIVFNSGNCYGLIGANGSGKSTFLKILSGEIETTTGEVNISKGERISILKQDQFAFDEHTVLTTVIMGHKRLYDIMTEKDALYSKPDFSDADGVRAAELEGEFADLDGWSLESDAGKMLSDLGIPVELHETPMKQIEAGIKIRVLLAQALFGNPDILLLDEPTNHLDLETSMWLEEFLCNFENTAIVVSHDRHFLDKVCTHIADIDFGRIQLYPGNYTFWQESSQLALRQRGEANKKISEKRKELQDFIARFSANASKSRQATSRKKILEKLTVEEIKPSSRKYPYVNFEQEREAGNDVLSIEDLSKTMDGQIAFENLNITVEKGDKIAFIGPNDLAKTTLFQILMGEINPDSGSFKWGASTSCAYYPKDNAKYFEVDCNLIDWLRQFSDNTDENFVRGFLGRMLFTGEDSFKSVQVLSGGEKVRCMLSRMMLVQANFLILNEPTNHLDLESITALNSGLEKFKGTILFSSHDHKLIQSVANRIIEITPNGYIDRVHTTLDEYLEDESVQKRRHELGVR
- a CDS encoding cation:proton antiporter is translated as MMERIFQIFSDISFFHINMLFILGLALFGGTVGGRIFQKMKIPQVVGYIVIGVILGRSGFNIIDAVSMKTLQPFSYFALGLIGFMIGGELSAKVIAKYGKKFVAILLFEGLASFAFVAIAVGVAGTYLTKDASFSWSLGLLLGAIASATDAASTTDVLWEYRTRGPLTTTVFGIVALDDALALLLFAVTASITTKIIGASEESVVLAILHPLYEIGGAIFVGLVSGSILVNLLKKYEDRERVLAFLIGTVLFVLGLSLAINVSMLLAAMVLGAVVVNGVPQISKRVFKLVEEIAPPIFILFFVFVGAKLDFGHITPFAIALIVIYLIGRTAGKMLGAFVGARTSKSSTAVQKYLPFCLFSQAGVAIGLSIVAAHILPPEMGNIVVIVITTTTFFVQMIGPPCVKYAIEKAGEVGLNITEEDLIDETRISELLDTDFPLIKENATLDEILDIFCNHLYSYYPVVDKDKRLKGVVGVESMRQAFMYKDLGNFVIAADIMEFTSFQVSSEASAMEAKKIFDGYHLDFLPVTNKDGDVVGCVEERIFYQLISRKMIEAERKAGLLE